A stretch of the Ictidomys tridecemlineatus isolate mIctTri1 chromosome 5, mIctTri1.hap1, whole genome shotgun sequence genome encodes the following:
- the Mapda gene encoding N6-Methyl-AMP deaminase isoform X5 yields the protein MTKKTYVESILEGIKQSKQENLDIDVRYLMAIDRRGGPSVAKETVKLAEEFFLSTEDTVLGLDLSGDPTIGQAKDFLEPLLEAKKAGLKLALHLSEIPNQNKETQMLLDLLPDRIGHGTFLNSSEEGSLNLVDFVRQHQIPLELCLTSNIKSQTVPSYDQHHFGFWYSIAHPSVICTDDKGVFATYLSQEYQLAAETFNLTKSQVWDLSYESISYIFASDSTRSELRKKWKNLKPKVLHF from the exons ATGACTAAAAAGACTTATGTGGAATCCATACTTGAGGGTATAAAACAGTCTAAACAAGAAAATTTAGACATTGATGTTAG atatttgatGGCAATTGACAGAAGAGGCGGCCCTTCAGTAGCCAAGGAGACTGTTAAACTTGCTGAAGAGTTCTTCCTTTCTACTGAAGATACAGTTCTTGGCCTTGACCTCAGTGGAGACCCTACC ATAGGACAAGCCAAAGATTTCTTGGAACCTCTTTTAGAAGCTAAAAAAGCAGGTCTGAAGTTGGCATTGCATCTTTCAGAG attccaaaccaaaataaagaaacacaaatgcTCCTCGATCTACTTCCTGACAGAATTGGACATGGAACATTTCTCAACTCCTCTGAGGAAGGATCCCTCAATCTGGTAGATTTTGTGAGGCAACACCAAATCCCACTAG AACTCTGTTTGACCTCAAACATCAAAAGTCAGACAGTTCCATCTTATGACCAGCATCACTTTGGATTTTGGTACAGCATTGCTCATCCTTCTGTGATCTGT ACTGATGATAAGGGTGTTTTTGCGACATACCTTTCTCAAGAGTACCAACTGGCTGctgaaacatttaatttaaccAAGTCTCAGGTATGGGATCTGTCTTATGAATCCATCAGCTACATCTTTGCTTCTGACAGCACTAGATCTGAATTGAGAAAGAAGTGGAAAAATCTGAAGCCCAAAGTATTACACTTTTGA
- the Mapda gene encoding N6-Methyl-AMP deaminase isoform X6, which yields MAIDRRGGPSVAKETVKLAEEFFLSTEDTVLGLDLSGDPTIGQAKDFLEPLLEAKKAGLKLALHLSEIPNQNKETQMLLDLLPDRIGHGTFLNSSEEGSLNLVDFVRQHQIPLELCLTSNIKSQTVPSYDQHHFGFWYSIAHPSVICTDDKGVFATYLSQEYQLAAETFNLTKSQVWDLSYESISYIFASDSTRSELRKKWKNLKPKVLHF from the exons atGGCAATTGACAGAAGAGGCGGCCCTTCAGTAGCCAAGGAGACTGTTAAACTTGCTGAAGAGTTCTTCCTTTCTACTGAAGATACAGTTCTTGGCCTTGACCTCAGTGGAGACCCTACC ATAGGACAAGCCAAAGATTTCTTGGAACCTCTTTTAGAAGCTAAAAAAGCAGGTCTGAAGTTGGCATTGCATCTTTCAGAG attccaaaccaaaataaagaaacacaaatgcTCCTCGATCTACTTCCTGACAGAATTGGACATGGAACATTTCTCAACTCCTCTGAGGAAGGATCCCTCAATCTGGTAGATTTTGTGAGGCAACACCAAATCCCACTAG AACTCTGTTTGACCTCAAACATCAAAAGTCAGACAGTTCCATCTTATGACCAGCATCACTTTGGATTTTGGTACAGCATTGCTCATCCTTCTGTGATCTGT ACTGATGATAAGGGTGTTTTTGCGACATACCTTTCTCAAGAGTACCAACTGGCTGctgaaacatttaatttaaccAAGTCTCAGGTATGGGATCTGTCTTATGAATCCATCAGCTACATCTTTGCTTCTGACAGCACTAGATCTGAATTGAGAAAGAAGTGGAAAAATCTGAAGCCCAAAGTATTACACTTTTGA